Proteins encoded together in one Manis pentadactyla isolate mManPen7 chromosome 6, mManPen7.hap1, whole genome shotgun sequence window:
- the SLC14A2 gene encoding urea transporter 2 isoform X2 — protein sequence MEESSEIKVETNVPKTSWIWSSMAASEKRVSKALGYITGEMKECGEGLKDKSPVFQFLDWVLRGTSQVMFVNNPLSGILIILGLFVQNPWWAISGCLGTVVSTLTALILSQDKSAIAAGLHGYNGVLVGLLMAVFSDKGDYYWWLLLPVIIMSMSCPILSSALGTIFSKWDLPVFTLPFNITVTLYLAATGHYNLFFPTTLLQPASSVPNITWSEVQVPLLLRAIPVGIGQVYGCDNPWTGGIFLIALFISSPLICLHAAVGSTMGMLAALTIAMPFDTIYFGLCGFNSTLACIAIGGMFYVITWQTHLLAIACALFAAYLGTALANVLSVFGLPPCTWPFCLSALTFLLLTTNNPAIYRLPLSKVTYPEANRIFYLSQEKNRRASTITKYQAYDVS from the exons ATGGAGGAGAGCTCTGAGATAAAGGTGGAAACGAACGTTCCCAAGACATCCTGGATTTGGAGCTCCATGGCTGCCAGTGAGAAGAGGGTCAGCAAAGCCCTCGGttacatcacaggagagatgaagGAGTGTGGAGAAGGCCTCAAAG ACAAATCCCCCGTGTTCCAGTTCCTCGACTGGGTCCTCCGGGGCACGTCTCAGGTGATGTTCGTGAACAACCCCCTGAGTGGCATCCTCATCATCCTCGGCCTCTTCGTGCAGAACCCCTGGTGGGCCATCTCAGGCTGCTTGGGCACCGTGGTGTCCACTTTGACAGCCCTCATCCTGAGCCAGGACAA GTCCGCCATCGCAGCAGGGCTACATGGTTACAACGGGGTGCTGGTGGGGCTGCTGATGGCCGTGTTCTCAGACAAAGGCGACTATTACTGGTGGCTTTTGCTCCCTGTCATCATTATGTCCATGTCGTG ccccatcctCTCCAGCGCCCTGGGTACCATCTTCAGCAAGTGGGACCTCCCAGTCTTCACGCTGCCCTTCAATATCACAGTGACCCTGTACCTGGCGGCCACAGGCCACTACAACCTCTTCTTTCCCACGACGCTGCTGCAGCCCGCATCCTCTGTGCCCAACATCACCTGGTCAGAGGTCCAAGTGCCCTTG CTTTTGAGAGCCATCCCTGTTGGCATCGGCCAAGTGTATGGCTGCGATAACCCCTGGACTGGAGGCATTTTCCTCATAGCTTTGTTCATATCATCACCTCTTATTTGTTTGCACGCTGCAGTTGGATCCACCATGGGGATGTTGGCAG CGCTCACTATCGCAATGCCCTTCGACACTATCTACTTTGGCCTGTGTGGCTTCAATAGCACGCTCGCCTGCATCGCCATAGGAGGCATGTTCTACGTCATCACCTGGCAGACTCACCTCCTCGCCATCGCCTGTG CCCTGTTTGCTGCTTACCTGGGCACTGCCCTGGCCAACGTGTTATCTGTG TTTGGATTACCACCCTGCACCTGGCCCTTCTGCCTCTCAGCTCTCACCTTCCTGCTCCTGACGACCAACAACCCCGCCATCTACAGGCTCCCACTCAGCAAAGTCACCTACCCAGAAGCCAACCGTATCTTCTACCTGtcccaggagaaaaacagaagagcatcgaccataacaaagtaccaggCCTACGATGTCTCCTAA